From the Nostoc sp. PCC 7107 genome, the window TGTAATGCCCCAGATGCTTCAAAACTCACCACTGGTAACTTTTCAATTACTTGGGTATCACCTGTACTGAGGTGCAAGGCATCTTCTAAAGAAAGTGCCATTTGTTCTTTACGGGAAGCAAAAAATGTTTGGGCTGTTTTGATATCTTGGGGACGCAACTCCACCCACTCACCGTTAATTTCTACCAGGGGACTATTCAAAGCTACTAACCGATCAAACTCTGTTTTAGAAATTGTCTGTCCACCGATCGCTAATTGCCATTGAAAATTTAGTAGGCTTTGTAAACCTAAGCGTTCCTTTTGTTTCTTGGGAGTTTCGGCGGTAATTTTTAATCCTAAACGGTTTGCCCAGCCTTCGCGGTTGGTTAAACTGGGCGGTAAAATTACACCTAAACCGCTATCTTCTAACCTCCAAGCTACGGATTTGATAAATTCGTAGGCTTGAATCGGGGTTAACTGGCAAGATTGGGGATATTCTGTTTCTAAGCTGGGGGCGATCGCACCATACAATCGAGAAGCTAAACCCAACCCGCGCAAGAAAGTTTCTTGGGGTTTATCAATGATGCGGTTGTGATAATTTAATTGTTCAACTGGGTTTTGCCAAACTATTGCAGCATTTAACAAAAACTCTGGATCATCAGCTGCTTGGAGAAAATACGCTAGTGTCCATTCAGTTTCGCCAATTCCGGGAGAATTTAATTGAAAACAAGTGCGGAATAGGGGCTTTCCTGTTATTTCCGACTGTAATGGCAAAGTCCAGGCTTTCAGTGCTGCTTCTAACCGTTCTACACCAATTACATCTGCAACCACAGTTTTAGATGCAGTAGTTAAAGCTTGCAACCACTGTCGTAATGAGACTGGTAAAGCAGCCATCACTCTGGCTTCAATGATCGGTTGATTACCAACCATCTCCCGCACTTGCACATCTATTGTGCTGTTGAGAAATTCTAAAATTAATCCTTGTGCAGATTCAGGCAAATCTACAGAAATATCCCCATTCCCAATTTCTTGATAAGTCCGACAAGCCAGTGGCATTTTCGCTGCGAATTTTTCTAAGCGAGTGCTATCTACAGCGCTGTCTAAAAGCACTTGCCATCCTGCATCTGTAGTAACATCTGCTTGCTGTTGAATATTTGGTAAAAATTTAGAGCGTGAAATTAAATCTAAACTCCAACGGGCTACCTGCGACCAAAATCTTAAATCTCCAGCTAAAAAGGTATCTTTGCCACTAGTAATGTTGAGAGGAAGAGATTGGAGAAATTTAATTGCTTCACTAGTATTGAGACAAAAACCTGCAACTTGCCAAGGTTGCAAGTATGGTGACGCGCCAGATTCCAAATCTTGACTGGCGGAATGCACCGGTAATAAGTTGAATGTTTTATCTTTGGTGTTTTCGAGAATTTGGGTTGGTAAGGCGATGATGTGAGAATATGTAGGTAAACTGGCTTCAGGTGGTTTTGTGGTTTTGCGCGATCGCGGTTGAGTTTGTGCCTGCTGTTGTTTACTGCTGGTAATTGCTATATTCTTTGCTGCTAACCACTCACTCAACTCCACTCCTGTCATTGCTAATGGATGTTGTGGTATTTCTGGAGATTGAGTTATATCCCAATTAACTTGCGGCGATCGCCAAGTTTCTCCCCAGATAAATAAACAACTATTTTGATTTTTTCTGACCCAACTGCCGTGTAAAATCGCCATTTTTAACTACTCAAATTTTGACCAAACTAAATATTTTTAATAATGCGGATGATTGCCCTTTATTGTGGCTAGATTAATTCTGCTAATTTTTACTTTTATTTCAGATTCCGGGACATTGATAAATTATTAAATTATCCACAAATACCATTTAAATAGCTGCTAAAAATTTCATTGCGCATGATAAATAATTGCTGGCTTAGTGATTCAATAGATATTAATTTTGTTGAGGTTAGTGCAGCTATTTTTGTAACGTTGGTACTATTGTACAACTAGGTTTACATACTGGTGAAAGATTGTTTCCCTCTAATTTTAATGATGATTTAAGAAATGTCTCATTCCGTTGAGGAGTTGTAAAAAAATCTACTTTGTATTCCTTGGTTCCACCAGTATTGGATAAATTACATAGATTGTTATATATGCAATTTGTAGACTTTTGAGTATGATTAGGCATATTCTACCTGTGACAATCCTAAAAGATAAGCAAGCCGTCAAATTTACTGCCGCTTGATGAGTAAACATGTAATATATTTGGCAGGAAATAACTTGTTGATCTTTGTATGTAACAGAAGCCAGCCAGAGTGCATAAATGTTAGGATTGCCACAGAGAGAGAATAGTGTGCATAGAAGGAAAAAAAACTGAATGGCAGAAGTTGAAAAGTCAATATCCTTTGATGGACGGGATATTCGACTGAAGTTAGGCCTACTAGCACCCCAAGCTGGTGGGTCAGTTTTGATAGAATCCGGGGACACAGCTGTTTTGGTAACAGCTACGAGATCACAAGCCAGAGAAGGCATTGATTTTCTTCCTCTCACAGTAGATTACGAAGAAAGACTTTATGCAGCAGGTAGAATTCCTGGTGGGATTATGCGCCGGGAAGGTCGTCCACCGGAAAAAGCAATTCTCACCAGCCGTCTGATAGACCGTCCTCTGCGTCCTCTGTTCCCTTCATGGTTGCGGGATGACCTGCAAGTCATCGCTTTAACATTATCAATGGATGAGTTAGTACCGCCTGATGTTCTAGCAGTCACAGGTGCTTCCATCGCTACGTTGCTGGCTCAGATTCCCTTTAACGGGCCAATGGCAGCCGTGCGGGTAGGGTTAGTAGGAGATGATTTCATTATTAATCCTACTTATGCAGAAATTGAAGCTGGCGATTTAGACTTGATTGTAGCGGGTTCGCCAGAAGGCGTAATCATGATTGAGGCAGGAGCCAATCAGCTGCCAGAGCGAGATATTATCGAAGCGATTGATTTTGGCTATGAAGCGGTACGCGATTTAATTAAGGCGCAGCAAGATATCATTGCCGACTTGGGTTTGCAAATAATTCACCAAGCACCACCAGAGGTAGACCAGACCCTGGAAAATTATATTCGCGATCGCGCCAATGACGAGATTAAGAAAATTCTGTCTCAATTTACATTCACTAAACCCGAACGCGATGCAGCTTTAGATGTAGTTAAAGATACTATCCAAACGGCGATCGCTGAACTACCAGAAGAAGATCCCGTTCGCCTAGCTGCGACGAGTGATCCCAAAGCACTTGGTAAGACTTTTAAAGAAATCACCAAATATTTCATGCGCCGTCAAATCGTGGAAGATAATATCCGCGTTGATGGTCGCAAACTTGATGAAGTACGTCCTGTTTCTTGTCAAGTTAGTGTCTTACCAAAACGCGTCCACGGTAGTGGTTTATTTAACCGCGGGCTAACTCAGGTATTATCCAACTGTACCCTTGGTACTCCTGGTGATGCCCAGAACCTCAATGATGACCTGCAAACAGACCAATCCAAGCGCTACCTGCACCATTACAACTTCCCTCCCTTCTCCGTTGGCGAAACCAAGCCAATGCGTGCGCCTGGTAGACGGGAAATCGGTCACGGAGCTTTAGCAGAACGGGCTATTTTGCCAATACTGCCACCCAAAGAACAATTTCCTTACGTGATTCGGATCGTTTCAGAAGTACTTTCTTCCAACGGTTCCACCTCAATGGGTTCAGTCTGCGGTTCTACCCTCGCCCTCATGGATGCTGGTGTACCGATTATCAAACCCGTCAGCGGTGCGGCAATGGGTCTGATTAAAGAAGGTGATGAAGTCCGCGTTTTGACTGATATTCAAGGCATTGAAGACTTCCTCGGTGACATGGACTTCAAGGTTGCCGGCACAGATAGCGGAATTACAGCCTTACAAATGGATATGAAAATC encodes:
- a CDS encoding polyribonucleotide nucleotidyltransferase; its protein translation is MAEVEKSISFDGRDIRLKLGLLAPQAGGSVLIESGDTAVLVTATRSQAREGIDFLPLTVDYEERLYAAGRIPGGIMRREGRPPEKAILTSRLIDRPLRPLFPSWLRDDLQVIALTLSMDELVPPDVLAVTGASIATLLAQIPFNGPMAAVRVGLVGDDFIINPTYAEIEAGDLDLIVAGSPEGVIMIEAGANQLPERDIIEAIDFGYEAVRDLIKAQQDIIADLGLQIIHQAPPEVDQTLENYIRDRANDEIKKILSQFTFTKPERDAALDVVKDTIQTAIAELPEEDPVRLAATSDPKALGKTFKEITKYFMRRQIVEDNIRVDGRKLDEVRPVSCQVSVLPKRVHGSGLFNRGLTQVLSNCTLGTPGDAQNLNDDLQTDQSKRYLHHYNFPPFSVGETKPMRAPGRREIGHGALAERAILPILPPKEQFPYVIRIVSEVLSSNGSTSMGSVCGSTLALMDAGVPIIKPVSGAAMGLIKEGDEVRVLTDIQGIEDFLGDMDFKVAGTDSGITALQMDMKISGLSLETIAQAIHQAKDARLHILEKMLQTIDQPRTETSPYAPRLLTIKIDPDMIGLVIGPGGKTIKGITEETGAKIDIEDDGTVTISAVDESKAKKARNIIQGMTRKLHEGDVYAGRVTRIIPIGAFVEFLPGKEGMIHISQLADYRVGKVEDEVAVGDEVIVKVREIDGKGRINLTRLGIHPDQAAAAREAAAVNR
- a CDS encoding DEAD/DEAH box helicase yields the protein MAILHGSWVRKNQNSCLFIWGETWRSPQVNWDITQSPEIPQHPLAMTGVELSEWLAAKNIAITSSKQQQAQTQPRSRKTTKPPEASLPTYSHIIALPTQILENTKDKTFNLLPVHSASQDLESGASPYLQPWQVAGFCLNTSEAIKFLQSLPLNITSGKDTFLAGDLRFWSQVARWSLDLISRSKFLPNIQQQADVTTDAGWQVLLDSAVDSTRLEKFAAKMPLACRTYQEIGNGDISVDLPESAQGLILEFLNSTIDVQVREMVGNQPIIEARVMAALPVSLRQWLQALTTASKTVVADVIGVERLEAALKAWTLPLQSEITGKPLFRTCFQLNSPGIGETEWTLAYFLQAADDPEFLLNAAIVWQNPVEQLNYHNRIIDKPQETFLRGLGLASRLYGAIAPSLETEYPQSCQLTPIQAYEFIKSVAWRLEDSGLGVILPPSLTNREGWANRLGLKITAETPKKQKERLGLQSLLNFQWQLAIGGQTISKTEFDRLVALNSPLVEINGEWVELRPQDIKTAQTFFASRKEQMALSLEDALHLSTGDTQVIEKLPVVSFEASGALQELIGALSNNQEIKPLPTPASFQGQLRPYQERGAAWLAFLERWGLGACLADDMGLGKTIELIAFVLYLKEQDLLEQPILLVCPTSVLGNWEREVRKFAPSLKVMQYHGDKRPKGKAFVEAVNQHNLIITSYSLIHRDVKLLQTISWQIIVLDEAQNVKNPDAKQSQAVRQLDATFRIALTGTPVENRLQELWSILDFLNPGYLGNKQFFQRRFAMPIEKYGDAASLNQLRSLVQPFILRRLKTDREIIQDLPDKQEMTVFCGLTTEQAALYQQAVDKSLVEIESAEGLQRRGMILALLTKLKQICNHPSQYLKETTLAQHNSGKLQCLEEMLDVAIAEGDRALIFTQFAEWGKLLKPHLEKQLGREVFFLYGSTGKKQREEMVDRFQHDPQGPPVMILSLKAGGVGLNLTRANHVFHFDRWWNPAIENQATDRVFRIGQTRNVQVHKFVCTGTLEEKIHDMIESKKQLAEQVVSAGEEWLTELDTDQLRNLLILDRNALIDEDGE